The Triticum aestivum cultivar Chinese Spring chromosome 3A, IWGSC CS RefSeq v2.1, whole genome shotgun sequence genome includes a region encoding these proteins:
- the LOC123061917 gene encoding 50S ribosomal protein L13, giving the protein MATAISASALLSSAFAGDRRHRRAARPAPRRAVPAGLTVRCEQSDKQKRQPLSALVPREQRFMFEGDELCGPDIWNTTWYPKAADHVTTEKTWYVVDAEDKILGRLASAIAVHMRGKNEPTYTPSVDMGAFVIVVNAEKVAVSGKKRSQKLYKRHSGRPGGMKEETFDQLQKRIPERIIEHAVRGMLPKGRLGRRLFTHLKVYKGSEHPHVAQKPVPLPIRDKRIMKSG; this is encoded by the exons ATGGCTACGGCCATCTCCGCCTCCGCGCTCCTCTCCTCCGCATTCGCCGGCGATAGGCGCCACCGCCGCGCGGCGAggcccgcgccccgccgcgccgTCCCGGCTGGCCTCACGGTGCGGTGCGAGCAGAGCGACAAGCAGAAGCGGCAGCCTCTTTCCGCACTCGTTCCCCGCGAGCAGCGCTTCATGTTCGAGGGCGACGAGCTCTGCGGACCC GACATATGGAACACAACATGGTACCCTAAGGCTGCAGATCACGTAACTACCGAGAAGACGTGGTATGTTGTTGATGCAGAGGACAAGATTCTTGGCAGGCTAGCATCTGCTATCGCAGTGCATATGAGAGGGAAAAATGAGCCTACATACACTCCAAGTGTGGACATGGGGGCTTTTGTTATTGTG GTTAATGCAGAGAAGGTTGCTGTTTCTGGTAAAAAGCGGTCACAGAAGCTCTATAAAAGGCACTCTGGACGGCCCGGTGGAATGAAAGAAGAAACTTTTGATCAGCTTCAGAAAAGGATTCCGGAGAGAATTATCGAACATGCTGTGCGTGGCATGCTTCCTAAGGGCagg CTGGGAAGAAGACTATTTACCCACCTCAAGGTGTACAAAGGATCAGAGCACCCGCATGTGGCTCAAAAACCTGTTCCACTGCCCATCAGAGACAAAAGAATAATGAAGTCTGGCTAG
- the LOC123061918 gene encoding probable hexosyltransferase MUCI70 yields MPSSTIRSISITVSDDDGAAAPRRTRAGRRKVVRSLGQRAVRLVARWWPILLLLPAVALLLFEASRLRASPSPAPPVSSSLGRLDPTTRLVHGVREPCLKVLSPKSIENLVFHEGSGLDAVVKRIIYKTDDDDYDSHHSEANSTYLLQHAEATRFNLFTGFQTVPEREESFKVNETVSVHCGFYSDNGGFKISDDDVRYMRTCKVVVSTCAFGGGDDLYQPIGMVNSSIGKVCYVAFWDAVTLSTQEAEGKLTGDNEMIGRWRIIVVKNLPFVDQRLNGKIPKMLTHRLFPEASYSIWVDSKYQFRRDPIGVLEALLWRTNSTFAISEHGARTNIYDEGKAIVQKHKATPEEVEVQLTQYRQDGMPDEKRLHGLKALAEASIIVRELTPLTNHFMCAWFNEVVRFTSRDQLSFPYVLWRLNMPGINMFPVCTRRDLVNSLGHTRKVKPLTQTNSDSSTA; encoded by the exons ATGCCGTCGTCGACGATCCGGAGCATCTCCATCACAGTATCTGACGACGACGGCGCCGCGGCGCCCCGGCGTACCCGCGCCGGTCGACGGAAGGTGGTGCGCAGCTTGGGGCAGCGCGCCGTGCGGCTCGTGGCCCGGTGGTGGCCTATCCTCCTGCTCCTCCCGGCCGTCGCGCTGCTACTCTTCGAGGCCTCCCGGCTCCGTGCCTCTCCGAGCCCCGCCCCGCCAGTATCGAGCAGCCTTGGCCGCCTAGACCCGACCACGCGCCTCGTCCATGGCGTGCGCGAGC CGTGCCTGAAGGTTCTTAGCCCGAAGAGTATAGAAAATTTGGTATTTCATGAAGGCTCGGGACTTGATGCTGTGGTCAAGAGGATTATATACAAAACTGACGATGACGACTATGACTCACACCACTCTGAGGCAAACTCTACCTATTTACTGCAGCACGCAGAAGCTACCAGGTTCAATTTGTTTACAGGATTCCAAACAGTTCCTGAAAGAGAAGAGAGCTTCAAG GTGAATGAGACTGTTAGTGTGCACTGTGGTTTCTATAGTGACAATGGCGGTTTCAAAATTTCGGATGATGATGTCAGATACATGAGAACCTGTAAAGTTGTTGTGTCTACCTGCGCATTCGGTGGCGGGGATGATCTATATCAACCTATTGGAATGGTCAATTCTTCTATTGGAAAG GTCTGCTATGTGGCTTTCTGGGATGCGGTCACACTATCAACTCAAGAAGCTGAAGGAAAATTAACTGGCGACAATGAAATGATAGGAAGGTGGCGTATCATTGTTGTCAAGAATCTCCCCTTTGTGGATCAACGTTTAAATGGGAAAATACCGAAG ATGTTGACTCACCGACTTTTCCCAGAAGCAAGTTACTCTATATGGGTAGACTCTAAATACCAGTTCAGAAGAGATCCAATAGGAGTGCTTGAAGCACTTCTTTGGAGGACAAACTCTACCTTTGCTATTTCTGAACATGGAGCACGGACTAACATTTATGATGAGGGGAAAGCGATTGTTCAAAAGCACAAGGCTACTCCTGAAGAAGTAGAGGTTCAGCTAACTCAATATCGTCAAGACGGCATGCCAGATGAAAAAAGACTACATGGATTAAAAG cTTTGGCTGAAGCTTCTATCATTGTGAGGGAGCTGACCCCATTGACGAATCATTTCATGTGTGCTTGGTTCAATGAAGTTGTTCGTTTCACATCTCGGGATCAACTCAGTTTTCCGTATGTACTATGGCGTCtaaacatgccaggaatcaacaTGTTTCCTGTGTGCACTCGAAGGGACCTTGTGAACAGTTTGGGTCACACAAGGAAAGTAAAACCTCTTACACAGACGAATTCAGATTCTTCCACGGCATGA